A single region of the Thermithiobacillus tepidarius DSM 3134 genome encodes:
- a CDS encoding sensor histidine kinase → MTQFFKAETEYKTPLALSFRLLVGLLAVFACLYGVYAWHAVKTEKLRELASLADFAAKSAEQFYGLYASSLDLLGQDLLEIDAVRNRAAGQVLLHRFKRSHPEIGAVNLHRPNGDLLIPSELPLDRPLPDLRGLPTFMPDMQRTAAGTGLYVARPRYGIIVRQWIMPLQYPVRDGQGRLRFILSANLWMENQQALWRDVALPAGTTIGLIREDGFLESRWPNPLNFSAIYGQPRTGPLVQTLRRKPVSETGTFQGVTDVDREFRFGAYHRLPNYPLTAFVSLPRTVIWQAWLKRIQIPLALLLFLLIGTYSIWRFAFRVQRQLERERRRARAQLEQRVAERTAALMAANRELEAFSYSVSHDLRAPLRAIDGFSLVLLEDYGEALDPAGREYLARVRRASQRMAELIDAMLNLARLSRGELQREPLDLSAFAREIAERLRQTQATRQVEFVLAEGVLAEGDAQLIRAVLENLLTNAWKFTSKQADARIEFGVREEAEERIYFVRDNGVGFDMAYADKLFGAFQRLHSPGEFEGHGIGLATVARIIARHGGRIWAEGVVGQGAAFYFTLAAREGRSERLG, encoded by the coding sequence GTGACCCAGTTTTTCAAAGCCGAAACCGAGTACAAGACACCGCTTGCCCTGTCATTCCGGCTGCTGGTCGGCCTGCTGGCCGTCTTCGCTTGTCTGTACGGCGTCTATGCCTGGCATGCCGTCAAGACCGAGAAACTGCGCGAACTGGCCAGCTTGGCCGACTTCGCCGCCAAATCCGCGGAGCAGTTCTACGGTCTCTACGCTAGCAGCCTGGATCTGCTCGGTCAGGATCTGCTGGAGATCGACGCCGTGCGCAACCGGGCAGCCGGCCAGGTGCTGCTGCACCGCTTCAAGCGCTCGCATCCGGAGATCGGCGCGGTCAATCTCCATCGTCCCAATGGAGACTTGCTGATCCCGTCCGAGCTGCCGCTCGATCGGCCATTGCCGGATCTGCGCGGCCTGCCCACCTTCATGCCGGACATGCAGAGGACGGCGGCGGGCACCGGCCTGTACGTGGCGCGGCCGCGCTACGGCATCATCGTGCGGCAGTGGATCATGCCGCTGCAGTATCCGGTGCGCGATGGGCAGGGGCGCTTGCGCTTCATTCTGTCAGCCAATCTCTGGATGGAAAACCAGCAGGCGCTCTGGCGCGACGTGGCGTTGCCGGCCGGCACCACCATCGGCCTGATCCGGGAGGACGGCTTTCTGGAGAGCCGCTGGCCGAATCCGCTGAACTTTTCCGCCATCTACGGGCAGCCGCGCACGGGGCCGCTGGTGCAGACCCTGCGCCGCAAGCCGGTCAGTGAAACAGGCACCTTTCAGGGAGTGACGGATGTCGACCGCGAGTTTCGCTTCGGCGCCTACCACCGGCTGCCCAATTACCCGCTCACGGCGTTCGTGTCCTTGCCCCGTACCGTGATCTGGCAGGCTTGGCTGAAACGCATCCAGATTCCCCTGGCGCTGCTGCTCTTTCTGCTCATCGGCACCTACAGCATCTGGCGTTTCGCCTTCCGCGTGCAGCGCCAGCTCGAGCGCGAACGCCGGCGGGCCAGGGCGCAGCTGGAGCAGCGGGTGGCGGAGCGGACGGCGGCGCTGATGGCCGCCAACCGGGAGCTGGAGGCCTTCAGCTACTCGGTATCGCACGACCTGCGCGCGCCGCTGCGCGCCATCGACGGCTTCAGCCTGGTACTGCTGGAGGACTACGGTGAGGCCTTGGACCCGGCCGGCCGGGAATATCTGGCCCGCGTGCGCCGGGCCAGCCAGCGCATGGCCGAGCTCATCGACGCCATGCTGAATCTGGCGCGCCTGAGCCGGGGCGAGCTGCAGCGCGAGCCGCTGGACCTCAGTGCCTTTGCCCGAGAGATCGCCGAGCGTCTGCGTCAGACCCAGGCGACGCGGCAGGTGGAGTTCGTCCTGGCCGAAGGCGTGCTGGCAGAGGGGGATGCGCAATTGATCCGGGCGGTGTTGGAGAACCTGCTGACCAATGCCTGGAAATTCACCAGCAAGCAGGCCGATGCCCGTATCGAGTTCGGCGTGCGGGAGGAGGCCGAGGAGCGGATCTACTTCGTGCGCGACAACGGTGTCGGCTTCGACATGGCCTACGCCGACAAGCTCTTCGGCGCCTTCCAGCGCCTGCACAGCCCCGGCGAGTTCGAGGGCCACGGCATCGGCCTGGCCACGGTGGCGCGCATCATCGCCCGCCACGGCGGCCGCATCTGGGCCGAAGGTGTTGTGGGGCAAGGGGCGGCTTTTTACTTTACCTTGGCGGCAAGGGAAGGCAGGAGCGAGCGCTTGGGCTGA
- a CDS encoding SufD family Fe-S cluster assembly protein yields the protein MSADAPLSPAELRELGRVGFGQADERAGTFLVADHAVLEALPRSSQLEILPLAEALARYDWLPALRFGLVERERDEYTRAAAGQMVPLGHFIRVFAGQRVLLPVQTCFLIRTTAMRQVVHNIVVAEPGAEVHFISGCTTASHVETGQHIGISEFYVRPGATVTSTMIHSWGPGVEVYPRSAAQVEQGGRFISNYVAMTPVRYIQMYPEATIAADGLGEFYSVVYAPAGSRLDLGGRARLQGAGASAEIVSRVVSDGGQVITRGHLIGEVDGMRGAMACNGLLLDAAGSIHAIPELEGRALRVALSHEASVGMISQEELDYLMASGIDEEAARSLIVQGFLDVRIRHLPEVLQRAINAMIERAGAGAVV from the coding sequence ATGTCGGCTGATGCACCGCTGTCGCCCGCGGAGCTCCGCGAACTCGGCCGGGTCGGCTTCGGCCAGGCGGACGAGCGCGCCGGCACTTTCCTGGTGGCGGATCACGCGGTGCTGGAGGCGCTGCCGCGCAGCAGCCAGCTGGAGATCCTGCCGCTGGCGGAAGCCCTGGCGCGCTATGACTGGCTGCCGGCGCTGCGCTTCGGCTTGGTGGAGCGGGAGCGGGACGAATACACGCGGGCGGCCGCCGGGCAAATGGTGCCGCTCGGCCATTTCATCCGCGTCTTCGCGGGCCAGCGGGTGCTGCTGCCGGTGCAGACCTGCTTCCTGATCCGCACCACGGCCATGCGCCAGGTGGTGCACAACATCGTCGTGGCCGAGCCCGGGGCCGAGGTGCATTTCATCAGCGGCTGTACCACCGCCAGCCACGTGGAGACGGGCCAGCACATCGGCATTTCCGAGTTCTACGTCCGCCCCGGCGCCACGGTGACCTCCACCATGATCCACAGCTGGGGCCCGGGCGTGGAGGTCTATCCGCGCAGCGCCGCCCAGGTGGAGCAAGGCGGGCGCTTCATCTCCAACTACGTGGCCATGACGCCGGTCCGCTACATCCAGATGTACCCCGAGGCCACCATCGCCGCCGATGGGCTGGGGGAGTTCTATTCAGTGGTCTACGCGCCTGCCGGCTCCCGGCTGGATCTGGGCGGCCGGGCGCGGCTGCAGGGGGCCGGTGCTTCGGCGGAGATCGTCAGCCGGGTGGTTTCGGACGGCGGCCAAGTGATCACCCGCGGCCATCTCATCGGCGAGGTGGACGGCATGCGTGGCGCCATGGCCTGCAACGGGCTCCTGCTCGACGCCGCGGGCAGCATTCACGCCATTCCCGAGCTGGAGGGCCGGGCGCTGCGGGTCGCGCTGTCGCACGAGGCATCGGTGGGCATGATCTCGCAGGAGGAGTTGGACTATCTCATGGCCAGCGGCATCGATGAGGAGGCGGCGCGCTCGCTCATCGTGCAGGGTTTTCTGGACGTGCGCATCCGCCACCTGCCCGAGGTGCTGCAGCGGGCCATCAACGCCATGATCGAGCGGGCCGGGGCCGGCGCGGTAGTGTGA
- a CDS encoding ABC transporter ATP-binding protein: protein MGNVLLEIRDLHVAVGGREILRGVELTVPRGEVHVLFGPNGSGKSTLLAAIMGLPGFTITRGTIRFRGERIDGLAPDAIARLGIGLAFQRPPVIRGVRLETFIRAISRRADIKAEFAALHLDALRARELNLGFSGGELKRSEILKLYAQSPALVLLDEPESGVDLENIALIAEAIRRILHDPAARQASAGLIITHTGYILDYVAADRGHVFLDGRIVRSGDVRALFQRIRAGGYGEGGRTTAGGSHVG from the coding sequence ATGGGCAACGTGCTGCTGGAGATCCGGGATCTGCACGTGGCCGTGGGGGGGCGGGAGATCCTCCGCGGCGTGGAGCTGACCGTCCCGCGCGGCGAGGTGCACGTGCTCTTCGGCCCCAACGGCTCGGGCAAATCGACGCTGCTGGCGGCCATCATGGGCCTGCCGGGCTTCACCATCACGCGCGGCACCATTCGCTTTCGCGGCGAGCGCATCGACGGCTTGGCGCCCGATGCCATCGCCCGCCTGGGCATCGGTTTGGCTTTTCAGCGTCCGCCCGTCATCCGCGGCGTGCGGCTGGAGACCTTCATCCGCGCCATCAGCCGGCGCGCCGACATCAAGGCGGAGTTCGCGGCGCTGCATCTGGATGCCTTGCGGGCGCGGGAACTCAATCTCGGCTTTTCGGGCGGCGAGCTCAAGCGCTCGGAGATTCTGAAGCTCTACGCCCAATCGCCGGCGCTGGTGCTGCTGGACGAGCCGGAATCGGGCGTCGACCTGGAGAACATCGCTCTCATTGCCGAGGCCATCCGGCGCATCCTGCACGATCCCGCCGCGCGGCAGGCGAGTGCCGGCCTCATCATCACCCACACGGGCTACATCCTGGACTACGTGGCCGCCGACCGCGGCCATGTCTTTTTGGATGGCCGCATCGTGCGCAGCGGTGATGTGCGCGCGCTGTTCCAGCGCATCCGCGCGGGCGGCTACGGCGAGGGCGGCCGGACGACGGCGGGAGGCAGCCATGTCGGCTGA
- a CDS encoding PilZ domain-containing protein, translated as MDGQTGEAHGVEHRLSPRKGARVKVYLSCGKQPMQRCSTRNLSGGGVFLETRLPLRLNTPVQLLFVLNRGVVIRIYRLSAIVVRLSKDGIGLMFCKRSPASRRA; from the coding sequence ATGGACGGCCAGACCGGCGAAGCGCACGGCGTGGAGCACCGGCTCAGCCCCCGGAAAGGGGCCAGGGTCAAAGTCTATCTTTCCTGCGGGAAGCAGCCGATGCAGCGCTGCTCCACCCGCAACCTGAGCGGCGGCGGCGTCTTCCTGGAAACCCGGCTGCCGCTGCGCCTGAACACGCCGGTGCAGCTCCTCTTCGTGCTGAACCGCGGCGTCGTGATCCGGATCTACCGCCTGTCGGCCATCGTCGTGCGCTTGAGCAAGGACGGCATCGGCCTGATGTTTTGCAAGCGCAGCCCGGCCAGCCGCCGGGCCTGA
- a CDS encoding DsrE family protein, with protein MRKGTYPILLGLWLSALMLLAAPLAAQAADASAKAPPRVVVQMADGTPDKQGLLLANVNNLINHYGQGKVTVEVVALGPGLSLLYKDNPLSPRIRELASRGVHFKACENTMKAQGKKLSDLNPVSEPVPSGIAYIVDRQAAGWLYYRP; from the coding sequence ATGAGGAAAGGAACTTACCCGATTTTGCTGGGCCTGTGGCTGAGCGCATTGATGCTGCTGGCCGCCCCCCTTGCCGCTCAGGCCGCCGATGCCAGTGCCAAGGCGCCGCCTCGGGTGGTGGTGCAGATGGCCGACGGGACGCCGGACAAGCAAGGTTTGCTGCTGGCCAACGTCAATAATCTGATCAACCACTATGGCCAGGGCAAGGTGACGGTGGAAGTGGTTGCCCTGGGACCAGGCCTGAGCCTGTTGTACAAGGACAATCCCCTGAGTCCGCGCATCCGGGAGCTGGCGTCCCGGGGCGTGCACTTCAAAGCCTGCGAGAACACCATGAAGGCGCAGGGGAAGAAGCTCTCGGACCTCAACCCGGTGTCCGAGCCGGTGCCCTCGGGCATCGCTTACATCGTGGACCGCCAGGCGGCAGGCTGGCTCTATTACCGGCCTTGA
- a CDS encoding sensor histidine kinase: MESKNHAFLAEAVAVLAESLDYERTLQNVASLAISQFCDFCMVDMLDHDRAFHELVFMHRNPVKEALVAELKNRYPYDPEGKFGIYKVLRTRRAELITEMSDVILTLIARDEVHLAGLRQLEVRSFMCVPLMARGRLLGAITFMITESERRFGPADLAVAEQLAHFAALAVDNARLYSELRAAEQELRHQLNFTFSLTHSLGEGVCALDEAGRLTFMNPAAEEMLGYSKEEVLGMPLLGFVCARYGGDAGLPPECPLSSVATSGRTLQYDGDHFIRRDGSTFPVSCTASPIRMDQEVRGIVLAFRDVTEKQQAEAAVLALNAELEQRVAERTAELTAANQELMSFSYSVSHDLRAPLRGIDGFSLALLEDYGEVLDDTGKSYLHRIRGGAQRMSELIDALLGLSRVTRADMHVERVDLSRMAAKIEEQMVRIHPERRVDFRIAERLLAQGDGSLLWIALENLLGNAWKFTRKQADARIEFGMREQDGQPVYFVRDNGAGFDMAYADKLFGAFQRLHSPGEFEGHGIGLATVARIIARHGGRIWAEGAVGQGATFYFTLGEFK; this comes from the coding sequence ATGGAATCGAAGAATCACGCGTTCCTTGCCGAAGCGGTGGCGGTGCTGGCCGAATCCCTCGACTATGAACGCACGCTCCAGAACGTGGCTTCCCTCGCAATCTCCCAGTTCTGTGACTTCTGCATGGTGGATATGCTGGACCACGATCGCGCCTTTCACGAGCTGGTGTTCATGCATCGCAACCCGGTCAAGGAGGCCTTGGTCGCGGAGCTGAAGAACCGCTATCCCTATGACCCGGAAGGCAAGTTCGGCATTTACAAGGTCCTGCGTACCCGGAGAGCCGAGCTGATCACGGAGATGAGCGACGTCATCCTCACGCTGATCGCCCGGGACGAGGTCCATCTCGCCGGCTTGCGCCAGCTGGAAGTCCGCTCCTTCATGTGCGTGCCGCTGATGGCCCGCGGCCGTTTGCTGGGCGCGATCACCTTCATGATTACGGAAAGCGAGCGCCGCTTCGGGCCGGCGGACCTCGCCGTCGCCGAACAACTGGCGCACTTCGCGGCGCTGGCGGTGGACAATGCGCGCCTGTATTCCGAATTGCGCGCGGCCGAGCAGGAGCTGCGCCACCAATTGAATTTCACTTTTTCCCTGACCCACAGCCTGGGCGAGGGGGTCTGCGCCCTGGACGAAGCCGGACGCCTGACTTTCATGAATCCCGCGGCCGAAGAGATGCTGGGCTACTCCAAGGAGGAGGTGCTCGGCATGCCGCTGCTGGGCTTCGTCTGTGCCCGCTACGGAGGCGATGCGGGGCTGCCGCCGGAGTGTCCCCTGTCATCGGTAGCGACCTCGGGCAGGACGCTGCAGTACGACGGAGATCACTTCATCCGCCGGGACGGCAGCACCTTTCCGGTGTCCTGCACCGCTTCCCCGATCCGGATGGACCAAGAGGTGAGGGGCATCGTGCTCGCCTTTCGCGACGTCACCGAGAAGCAGCAGGCCGAGGCGGCGGTGCTGGCGCTGAACGCCGAACTGGAGCAGCGGGTGGCGGAGCGCACGGCGGAGCTCACCGCCGCCAATCAGGAGCTCATGTCGTTCAGTTATTCGGTGTCCCACGACCTGCGCGCGCCGCTGCGCGGCATCGACGGCTTCAGCCTGGCCCTGCTGGAGGATTACGGCGAGGTGCTGGATGATACGGGCAAATCGTATCTGCATCGCATTCGCGGGGGCGCGCAACGCATGTCGGAGCTCATCGACGCGCTGCTGGGCCTGTCCCGGGTGACCCGGGCCGACATGCATGTCGAACGGGTGGATCTCAGCCGGATGGCCGCCAAGATCGAAGAGCAGATGGTGCGCATTCACCCCGAGCGGCGGGTGGATTTCCGGATCGCCGAAAGGTTGCTGGCGCAGGGGGATGGCAGCCTGCTCTGGATCGCTCTGGAAAACCTCTTGGGCAATGCCTGGAAGTTCACGCGCAAGCAGGCCGATGCCCGCATCGAGTTCGGCATGCGCGAGCAGGATGGCCAGCCCGTCTACTTCGTGCGCGACAACGGCGCCGGCTTCGACATGGCCTACGCCGACAAGCTCTTCGGCGCCTTCCAGCGCCTGCACAGCCCCGGCGAGTTCGAGGGCCACGGCATCGGCCTGGCCACGGTGGCGCGCATCATCGCCCGCCACGGCGGCCGCATCTGGGCCGAAGGCGCCGTCGGCCAGGGCGCCACCTTCTACTTCACCTTGGGTGAGTTCAAGTAA
- a CDS encoding tetratricopeptide repeat protein yields the protein MTTPAIANFEKLLASGKDSAMLRFGLGMEYLKTGDAAAAARHLQAAVRQDPQYSAAWKLLGKALSADGRLPEALDAYRQGIAVARQRGDKQAEKEMTVFARRLEKQLAGI from the coding sequence ATGACTACACCCGCCATTGCCAATTTCGAAAAACTGCTGGCCAGCGGCAAGGACAGCGCCATGCTGCGCTTCGGCCTGGGGATGGAGTACCTGAAAACCGGGGACGCGGCCGCGGCGGCACGCCACCTGCAGGCTGCCGTGCGGCAGGATCCGCAGTACTCGGCGGCCTGGAAGCTGCTGGGCAAGGCCCTGAGCGCGGACGGCCGCTTGCCGGAGGCGTTGGATGCCTACCGGCAGGGGATCGCCGTGGCCCGCCAGCGGGGCGACAAGCAGGCGGAAAAGGAGATGACCGTATTCGCCCGGCGCCTGGAAAAGCAACTGGCCGGCATCTAG